A stretch of the Musa acuminata AAA Group cultivar baxijiao chromosome BXJ2-7, Cavendish_Baxijiao_AAA, whole genome shotgun sequence genome encodes the following:
- the LOC135617357 gene encoding uncharacterized protein LOC135617357: MRQKTNGTLQRGQKLNHYKGNGPNWVLIAGGALLSTLSIRLGCKLKQVFETKLQDNVNTGNRKFTPKIRSAACQMNSNLYQFHQNEDTHCHCLSGISGDGTDIKQSKNPMSTEMDLSLQLVKFSDTERNKESGSVIWASSPDRLELPQKPFHHSSSSDSPCMSESGSDIYSKREVIQKLRQQLKRRDDMIMEMQAQVIDLQNSLSIQATQSADLQAQIDAANRDLFESEREIQRLRKIIADYCAVKAVSPEKPARHWCPEGANGTMNGYANGIDEGDFEKIEMLKRQVGELKEVIEGKDFLLQSYKEQKVELSSKIKELQLKLDSHVPNIL; the protein is encoded by the exons ATGAGACAAAAAACAAATGGAACCCTACAGAGAGGTCAAAAGCTGAATCATTATAAAGGGAATGGACCGAATTGGGTTCTTATTGCAGGAGGTGCCTTGCTCAGTACACTTTCGATTAGGTTGGGATGCAAGCTTAAACAAGTCTTTGAAACAAAGCTGCAAGATAATGTCAATACAG GGAATAGAAAATTCACACCCAAGATAAGGTCAGCCGCATGCCAGATGAATTCAAATTTATATCAATTTCATCAAAATGAGGATACCCACTGCCACTGTCTTTCAG GGATATCAGGAGATGGAACAGACATCAAGCAATCTAAAAATCCAATGTCAACAGAAATGGATCTCTCCCTCCAACTAGTGAAATTCTCGGATACAGAGCGAAACAAAGAGAGCGGAAGTGTGATTTGGGCATCATCACCTGACCGTCTCGAGCTTCCCCAAAAACCATTTCACCACTCGAGCAGCTCAGACTCTCCATGCATGTCGGAATCTGGGTCTGATATCTACAGTAAAAGAGAGGTGATACAAAAACTACGTCAACAGCTCAAGCGAAGGGATGACATGATAATGGAGATGCAGGCTCAGGTGATCGACCTTCAGAACTCTCTAAGCATTCAGGCGACACAATCGGCTGATCTGCAGGCTCAGATTGATGCCGCTAATAGGGATTTGTTCGAGTCTGAAAGAGAGATCCAACGGTTGAGAAAGATCATTGCTGATTATTGTGCTGTGAAGGCGGTCTCTCCCGAGAAGCCTGCAAGGCATTGGTGTCCTGAAGGTGCAAATGGAACAATGAATGGATACGCTAACGGTATTGATGAAGGAGACTTTGAGAAGATCGAAATGTTGAAGAGGCAAGTTGGGGAGCTGAAGGAAGTGATCGAAGGCAAGGATTTCTTGCTTCAGAGCTACAAGGAACAGAAGGTGGAGCTGAGCTCAAAGATCAAGGAGTTGCAGCTAAAACTGGATTCCCATGTTCCCAACATATTGTAA